A region from the Buchnera aphidicola (Astegopteryx bambusae) genome encodes:
- the ftsZ gene encoding cell division protein FtsZ, with amino-acid sequence MFENLDSIKEAIIKVIGVGGGGGNAIEHMIQEKIAGVEFFAVNTDSQALKKIEVEQTIQIGKNITRGLGAGSNPEIGKNSAKEDKESLKTAMEGADMIFIAAGMGGGTGTGAAPVIAEISKNMGILTVAVVTKPFSFEGKKKMLYAEQGIMELSKNVDSLITIPNDKLLKVLNRGISLLDAFRAANNVLNGAVQGIAELITKPGLMNVDFADVRTVMSEMGYAIMGTGISSGENRAEEAAEMAVSSPLLEDIDLSGARGVLVNITAGLDLKLEEFEIVGNTIRNFSSENATVVIGTSLDDDMKEELRVTIVATGISPEKIYNINSEKKKTSDKMLLKYQNQYLNKDSKNKKRHNQNNINKNYIKKSKKMDYLDIPTFLRNNKKNKL; translated from the coding sequence ATGTTCGAAAACTTAGATTCTATAAAAGAAGCAATAATAAAAGTGATTGGAGTAGGAGGCGGAGGAGGAAATGCTATAGAACATATGATACAGGAAAAAATTGCAGGAGTAGAATTTTTTGCTGTAAATACAGATTCTCAAGCTTTAAAAAAAATAGAAGTAGAACAAACAATACAAATAGGAAAAAATATTACAAGAGGATTAGGAGCAGGATCTAATCCAGAAATAGGAAAAAATTCTGCAAAAGAAGATAAAGAATCTTTAAAAACAGCTATGGAAGGTGCTGATATGATTTTTATAGCTGCAGGAATGGGAGGAGGTACAGGGACAGGAGCAGCTCCAGTAATAGCTGAAATATCAAAGAATATGGGAATATTAACTGTAGCTGTAGTAACAAAACCATTTAGTTTTGAAGGTAAAAAAAAAATGTTGTATGCGGAACAAGGAATAATGGAACTATCAAAAAATGTAGATTCATTAATTACTATCCCAAATGATAAGTTACTGAAAGTATTAAATAGAGGAATATCTTTATTAGATGCATTTAGAGCAGCAAATAATGTATTAAATGGTGCAGTACAAGGTATAGCAGAACTAATTACTAAACCCGGGTTAATGAATGTAGATTTTGCTGATGTTCGTACTGTTATGTCAGAAATGGGTTATGCTATAATGGGTACTGGAATATCTTCAGGAGAAAATAGAGCTGAAGAAGCAGCAGAAATGGCAGTATCTAGTCCATTATTAGAAGATATAGATTTATCTGGAGCAAGAGGAGTATTAGTAAATATTACAGCGGGATTAGATTTAAAATTAGAAGAATTTGAAATAGTTGGAAATACAATTAGAAATTTTTCTTCAGAAAATGCAACAGTAGTAATAGGAACATCTTTAGATGATGATATGAAAGAAGAATTAAGAGTAACAATAGTAGCTACAGGAATTTCTCCTGAAAAAATTTATAATATTAATAGTGAAAAAAAAAAAACTTCTGATAAAATGTTATTAAAATATCAAAATCAATACTTAAATAAAGATTCTAAAAATAAAAAAAGACACAATCAAAATAATATTAACAAAAATTATATA
- the ftsA gene encoding cell division protein FtsA has product MGKKLVTSIEIGHNKIVTLIGEINNNNIKILGRGKNKSKGINKTGIYDLESIKNCIEKSINKAEKMAEHKIKSAYLSISHKNIKCHNEIGIIPVSGKEIKKQDIKNVIYSAKSIKINNEHIMLHVIPQEYSIDKISGIKNPIGLSGMRMKGKVHLITCHKEIYKNIKKSIEKCKIKVNKLIFSGIASSEAVLTNEEKKLGVCMIDIGSNSIDLSIYYNGYTIYNHVIPYASELVTNDISYAFSISYKKAENIKINYGCTTVPILEKVKNNNILDSYGNIIKNITIQRLIDVIEPRYEELLNIVKSKIIKIQKKIYKITGKEIEIKKGIVITGGGSKIKFLKHCAKKIFLTQVRIATPKDIKYKNKKIYDPIYSTSVGILKYVRKNNKFDKKTKNKNFIKSIVSKINKWIIK; this is encoded by the coding sequence ATGGGAAAAAAATTAGTTACAAGCATAGAAATAGGACATAATAAAATAGTTACATTAATAGGAGAAATCAATAATAATAATATAAAAATTTTAGGAAGAGGAAAAAATAAATCTAAAGGTATTAATAAAACAGGAATATATGACTTAGAATCTATAAAAAATTGTATAGAAAAATCTATTAATAAAGCAGAAAAAATGGCTGAACATAAAATAAAATCAGCATATTTATCTATATCACACAAAAATATAAAATGTCATAATGAAATAGGAATAATACCAGTATCTGGAAAAGAAATTAAAAAACAAGATATTAAAAATGTAATATATTCTGCAAAATCTATCAAAATAAATAATGAACATATCATGTTGCATGTTATCCCGCAAGAATATTCAATAGATAAAATATCTGGGATAAAAAATCCAATAGGATTATCTGGCATGAGAATGAAAGGAAAAGTACATTTAATAACATGTCATAAAGAAATATATAAAAATATAAAAAAATCTATAGAAAAATGCAAAATAAAAGTAAATAAATTAATATTTTCAGGAATAGCTTCTAGTGAAGCAGTTTTAACCAATGAAGAAAAAAAATTAGGTGTATGTATGATAGATATAGGTAGTAACTCAATAGACCTAAGCATCTATTATAATGGATATACTATATATAATCATGTGATACCATATGCTAGTGAGTTAGTTACAAATGATATATCATATGCATTTTCTATATCTTACAAAAAAGCAGAAAATATAAAAATAAATTATGGATGTACTACAGTACCAATATTGGAAAAAGTTAAAAATAATAATATATTAGATTCGTATGGAAATATAATAAAAAATATAACTATTCAAAGATTAATAGATGTTATAGAGCCTAGATACGAAGAATTGTTAAACATAGTGAAATCAAAAATTATAAAAATACAAAAAAAAATATATAAAATTACTGGCAAAGAAATAGAAATAAAAAAAGGAATAGTAATAACTGGAGGAGGATCAAAAATAAAATTTTTAAAACATTGCGCAAAAAAAATTTTTTTAACACAAGTAAGAATAGCAACACCAAAAGATATAAAATATAAAAATAAAAAAATTTATGATCCTATATATTCAACTTCTGTTGGAATTTTAAAATATGTAAGAAAAAACAATAAATTTGATAAAAAAACAAAAAATAAAAATTTTATAAAAAGTATTGTAAGTAAAATAAATAAATGGATAATAAAATAA
- the rsmH gene encoding 16S rRNA (cytosine(1402)-N(4))-methyltransferase RsmH, translated as MLKKNNHIPVLLKEVIKFLKIKENGIYIDCTFGLGGHSKHILKKIGKNGYLYAIDKDPISTKFAKQIKNKNFMFINDSFKNLIFHTNKLNITKKVNGILLDLGFSNNQIKDKERGFSFMLNGPLDMRFNQTTGKSAKDWINESDEKEIFKIIKKFGQEKFAKKIAKSIVNYRKKKKIVNTLELSKIIKKNVNIKNRKKNPATKTFQAIRIHINKELKCIKKILKDSLKILSNGGRLLIISFNSLEDKIIKNFMKKNSKNVEIPNKLPITNKEIEYLNSKKKLKLLKKILPSKKEINKNIKSRSAILRIAELK; from the coding sequence ATGTTAAAAAAAAATAATCATATACCTGTATTATTAAAAGAAGTAATAAAATTTTTAAAAATAAAAGAAAACGGAATATACATAGATTGTACTTTTGGATTAGGAGGACATTCAAAACATATTTTAAAAAAAATTGGAAAAAATGGATATTTATATGCAATTGATAAAGATCCGATAAGTACAAAATTTGCTAAACAAATAAAAAATAAGAATTTTATGTTTATAAATGATTCTTTTAAAAATTTGATTTTTCATACTAATAAATTAAATATAACAAAAAAAGTTAATGGCATTTTATTAGATTTAGGATTTTCAAATAATCAAATAAAAGATAAAGAAAGAGGATTTTCGTTTATGTTAAATGGACCATTAGACATGCGATTTAATCAAACTACTGGGAAATCAGCAAAAGATTGGATAAATGAAAGTGATGAAAAAGAAATATTTAAAATAATAAAAAAATTTGGGCAAGAAAAATTTGCAAAAAAAATTGCGAAATCTATAGTAAATTATAGAAAAAAAAAAAAAATAGTAAATACTTTAGAATTGTCTAAAATAATAAAAAAAAATGTTAACATAAAAAATAGGAAAAAAAATCCAGCTACAAAAACTTTTCAAGCAATTAGAATACATATAAATAAAGAATTAAAATGTATAAAAAAAATATTAAAAGACTCATTAAAAATTTTATCTAATGGTGGTAGATTATTAATTATAAGTTTTAATTCTTTAGAAGATAAAATTATAAAGAATTTTATGAAAAAAAATAGTAAAAATGTTGAAATACCTAACAAACTACCGATAACTAACAAGGAAATAGAATATTTAAATTCAAAAAAAAAATTAAAGTTATTAAAAAAAATATTACCTTCTAAAAAAGAAATCAATAAAAACATCAAATCAAGAAGCGCAATATTAAGAATTGCAGAACTAAAATAA
- the ilvN gene encoding acetolactate synthase small subunit, with translation MKKIIYILLENKSGVLSRIIGLFSQRGYNIKNIKVKPFKNNKKLSKAIVEFYNNKHANNKIKKQISKLIDVLNVEIIKKSI, from the coding sequence ATGAAAAAAATTATATATATTTTATTAGAAAATAAATCTGGTGTATTATCTAGAATAATAGGTTTATTTTCTCAAAGAGGATATAATATAAAAAATATTAAAGTAAAACCTTTTAAAAATAACAAAAAATTATCTAAAGCTATAGTAGAATTTTATAACAATAAACATGCAAATAACAAAATAAAAAAACAAATATCAAAATTAATAGATGTTTTAAATGTAGAAATAATAAAAAAATCTATTTAA
- the ilvB gene encoding biosynthetic-type acetolactate synthase large subunit yields the protein MLGADLVVNSLIKQKTKYIFGYPGGAVLDIYDAIKRIGKIKHILVRHEQAATHMADGYARSTGKTGVVLVTSGPGATNAITGIATSYMDSIPIVIISGQVDSSLIGKDAFQECDMIGISRPIVKHSFIIRRTSEICETFKKSFCIASSDRKGPVVIDIPKNILSKNIKNFFVLKKNSTKNKKKNIYIEKKKINKIFYKLIKSKKPIIYVGGGIISSNCSKHLLTLLEKLHFPITTSLMGLGSIPGRHAQCLGMLGMHGTYEANMAMHYSDLILAIGVRFDDRTTNNISKYCPNAEIIHIDIDPTSISKTIKSKISIVTDAKHFIKKIIKVLNKKKYKKNNIKKWWNKIQLWRNLNSLKYNNISNKIKPQYVIETLWKITKGKAYITSDVGQHQMFTALHYSFEKPRHWINSGGLGTMGFGLPAALGVKLAFPKKNVICITGDGSIQMNIQELSTAKQYKIPILIINLNNNVLGMVRQWQDINYSSRYSQSYMKSLPNFSKLAESYGHIGIEIHEKKELQKNIKNALKKTKIKKLVFLDIKIDPLEHVYPMQIKGLGMNNMTLKNVRKKL from the coding sequence ATGTTAGGAGCAGATTTAGTAGTAAATTCTTTAATAAAACAAAAAACTAAATATATATTTGGATATCCTGGAGGAGCTGTTTTAGATATTTATGATGCTATAAAAAGAATAGGTAAAATAAAACATATATTAGTAAGACATGAACAAGCAGCAACACATATGGCTGATGGATATGCTAGATCTACTGGAAAAACAGGAGTAGTGTTAGTTACGTCTGGACCTGGAGCTACAAATGCAATAACTGGAATAGCAACATCTTATATGGATTCTATACCTATAGTAATAATATCTGGACAAGTAGATTCTTCTTTGATAGGAAAGGATGCTTTTCAAGAATGTGATATGATTGGAATCTCAAGACCAATAGTTAAACATAGTTTTATAATAAGAAGAACTTCAGAAATATGTGAAACATTTAAAAAATCTTTTTGCATAGCATCTTCAGATCGAAAAGGACCGGTAGTAATAGACATTCCGAAAAACATATTATCAAAAAATATAAAAAATTTTTTTGTTTTAAAAAAAAATAGTACAAAAAATAAAAAAAAAAATATATATATAGAAAAAAAAAAAATAAATAAAATATTTTATAAATTAATAAAATCAAAAAAACCAATTATATACGTAGGTGGAGGAATAATATCTTCTAATTGTAGTAAACATTTGTTAACTTTATTAGAAAAATTACATTTTCCAATTACCACGTCTTTAATGGGTTTAGGGTCCATACCTGGTAGACATGCACAATGTCTTGGAATGTTAGGAATGCATGGAACATATGAAGCTAACATGGCAATGCATTATTCGGATTTAATATTAGCTATAGGAGTTAGATTTGATGATAGAACCACTAATAACATTTCTAAATATTGCCCAAATGCAGAAATTATACATATAGATATAGATCCTACTTCAATTTCAAAAACTATAAAATCAAAAATTTCTATCGTAACGGATGCAAAACATTTTATAAAAAAAATTATAAAAGTTTTAAACAAAAAAAAATATAAAAAAAATAATATAAAAAAATGGTGGAATAAAATACAACTTTGGAGAAATCTTAATAGTTTAAAATATAATAATATATCTAATAAAATAAAACCACAATATGTTATAGAAACACTATGGAAAATCACAAAAGGAAAAGCATATATTACATCAGATGTTGGTCAGCATCAAATGTTCACAGCTTTACATTATTCTTTTGAAAAACCGAGACATTGGATAAATTCTGGAGGTTTAGGGACAATGGGTTTTGGATTACCAGCAGCATTAGGAGTCAAACTAGCATTTCCTAAAAAAAATGTAATTTGTATAACAGGAGACGGAAGCATCCAAATGAACATACAAGAATTGTCTACAGCAAAACAATATAAAATACCTATTTTAATAATAAATTTAAATAATAATGTATTAGGAATGGTAAGACAATGGCAAGATATAAATTATTCTAGTAGATACTCACAATCATACATGAAATCATTACCGAACTTCTCTAAATTAGCAGAATCATATGGGCATATAGGAATAGAAATACATGAAAAAAAAGAATTGCAAAAAAATATAAAAAATGCTTTAAAAAAAACAAAAATAAAAAAATTGGTTTTTTTAGATATAAAAATTGATCCTTTAGAACATGTATATCCTATGCAAATTAAAGGATTAGGAATGAATAATATGACGTTAAAAAATGTTAGGAAAAAATTATGA
- a CDS encoding Do family serine endopeptidase, with amino-acid sequence MYNFFRNLKFYINVIFFSVLFIFSNCTSLVEASSFNFCKENLPSLSNTIDKVISSVVSIDAEGFKNLDKKDNNEMYEDNFVETYKNKHDKKLENRYFSSLGSGIIIDSKNGYVVTNSHVISNSYKINVKLNDGRIFNAKVIGVDDSSDIALIKLIKAKNLVSIKFCDSDKVRVGDYAIAIGNPYGLGNTATYGIVSAIGRNGLNIENYENFIQTDASINRGSSGGALVNLNGELIGLNTAILSPGGGNIGIGFSIPSNMVKNLIKQIEKYGKVQNRELGIIGIEINQEISNAMNLNINTGIFVSEVISDSVAEKCGMSPGDIIISMNHKRIKNFLSFKAEIYSFPLDKNIELDIIRDGQIKHLFIKMSSFENFIRNDVNTYKKIPGLIISMIKKNGNNIIKVNYVKFNSYAYKLGFRKNDIIININKNNIYSLKELDNFVSKKNILLIFYIKRANSNIYLFMKL; translated from the coding sequence ATGTATAATTTTTTTAGAAATTTAAAGTTTTATATTAATGTTATTTTTTTTAGTGTTTTATTTATTTTTTCAAATTGTACTAGTTTAGTAGAAGCTAGTAGTTTTAACTTTTGCAAAGAAAATTTACCAAGTTTATCAAATACTATTGATAAGGTAATATCTTCTGTAGTTAGTATAGATGCTGAAGGGTTTAAAAATCTTGATAAAAAAGATAATAATGAAATGTATGAAGATAATTTTGTAGAAACTTATAAAAATAAGCATGATAAAAAATTAGAAAATAGATATTTTAGCTCATTAGGTTCTGGAATTATAATAGATTCTAAAAATGGATATGTAGTTACCAATAGTCATGTAATAAGTAATTCTTATAAAATAAACGTTAAATTAAATGATGGTAGAATATTTAATGCAAAAGTAATTGGAGTGGATGATAGTTCTGATATAGCGTTAATAAAATTGATAAAAGCAAAAAATTTAGTATCAATAAAATTTTGTGATTCTGATAAAGTTAGAGTTGGAGATTATGCAATAGCAATTGGAAATCCTTATGGTTTAGGTAACACTGCAACTTATGGGATTGTATCAGCAATTGGCAGAAATGGATTAAATATAGAAAATTATGAAAATTTTATTCAAACTGATGCTTCAATTAATCGAGGTAGTTCAGGGGGAGCTTTAGTAAATTTAAACGGTGAATTAATTGGTTTAAATACTGCAATTTTATCTCCTGGAGGAGGCAATATAGGAATAGGTTTTTCAATACCTTCTAATATGGTAAAAAATTTAATAAAGCAAATAGAAAAATATGGAAAAGTTCAGAATAGAGAATTAGGAATAATAGGAATTGAAATAAATCAAGAAATATCAAATGCTATGAATTTAAATATAAATACAGGAATTTTTGTTAGTGAAGTAATATCAGATTCTGTAGCTGAAAAATGTGGTATGTCTCCTGGAGACATAATAATTTCTATGAACCATAAAAGAATAAAAAATTTTCTTTCTTTTAAGGCAGAAATTTATTCTTTTCCTTTAGATAAAAATATAGAACTAGATATAATAAGAGACGGTCAAATAAAACATTTATTTATTAAAATGAGTAGTTTTGAAAATTTTATTAGAAATGATGTTAATACATATAAAAAAATACCAGGATTAATAATTTCTATGATTAAGAAAAATGGAAATAATATTATAAAAGTTAATTATGTAAAATTTAATAGTTATGCATATAAATTAGGATTTAGAAAAAATGATATAATAATAAATATCAATAAAAATAATATATATAGTTTAAAAGAATTAGACAATTTTGTATCTAAAAAAAATATTTTATTAATTTTTTATATAAAAAGAGCAAATAGTAATATATATTTATTTATGAAATTATAA
- the dapD gene encoding 2,3,4,5-tetrahydropyridine-2,6-dicarboxylate N-succinyltransferase — MQKIKEIIKNAFEKRQNINLKEKNKELINSVNKVIKMLDNGEIRVSEKHETSWKTNTWIKKAILLKFILSKNKIIHSLETTYYDKIKLKYTDYHDEQFEKEKVRIVPQATVRYGSFINKKSVLMPCYINIGAYVGKNTMIDTWSTIGSCAQIGNNVHISGGVGIGGVLEPLQSNPTIIEDNCFIGARSEIVEGIIVEKGSVISMGVYIGQSTKIYNRNTGKITYGKIPSGSVVVPGSIQSKDKTHSLYCAVIVKTVDSETLKKTKINDILRNF, encoded by the coding sequence ATGCAAAAAATAAAAGAAATAATAAAAAATGCATTTGAAAAAAGACAAAATATAAATTTAAAAGAAAAAAACAAAGAATTAATAAATTCTGTAAATAAAGTTATAAAAATGTTAGATAATGGTGAAATTAGAGTATCAGAAAAACATGAAACATCATGGAAAACTAATACATGGATAAAAAAAGCAATATTATTAAAATTTATATTATCAAAAAATAAAATAATACACAGTTTAGAAACAACATATTATGATAAGATAAAATTAAAATACACAGATTATCATGATGAACAATTTGAAAAAGAAAAAGTTAGAATAGTTCCTCAAGCTACTGTAAGATATGGATCATTTATAAACAAAAAAAGTGTTCTTATGCCATGTTATATAAATATAGGCGCATATGTCGGAAAAAATACAATGATAGATACATGGTCTACAATTGGTTCTTGTGCACAAATTGGAAATAATGTACATATATCTGGAGGAGTAGGAATAGGAGGAGTTCTAGAGCCATTACAATCAAACCCAACTATTATAGAAGATAATTGTTTTATAGGAGCAAGATCAGAAATAGTTGAAGGAATAATAGTTGAAAAAGGATCAGTAATTTCTATGGGCGTATATATTGGTCAAAGTACTAAAATATATAATAGAAATACTGGTAAAATAACTTATGGAAAAATACCGTCTGGATCTGTAGTAGTTCCTGGATCTATTCAATCAAAAGATAAAACACATAGTTTATATTGTGCTGTTATAGTAAAAACAGTAGATTCTGAAACATTAAAAAAAACAAAAATAAATGATATTTTAAGAAATTTTTAA
- the map gene encoding type I methionyl aminopeptidase: protein MVKIKTKEEIEKMKIAGKLTAEVLEMIKNYMHPGITTQEIDKICHDYIIHKQKAIPACLGYKGFPKSTCISINNVVCHGIPNKEKIKNGDIVNVDISVIKNGYHGDSSKMFIIGDVKKKYKDLCKSTKKSLYIAIRLIKPGIKISKIGKNIQKYIFKKNFSIVEDYCGHGIGKKFHEDPQILHYKNNSQITILKEGMTFTIEPMINFGKKEVYCCKDGWTVKTKDKSYSAQYEHTILVTKYGCKILTIRKEENINKILMNKK from the coding sequence ATGGTAAAAATAAAAACTAAAGAAGAAATAGAAAAAATGAAAATTGCTGGAAAATTAACAGCAGAAGTGTTAGAAATGATAAAAAATTATATGCATCCAGGAATTACAACTCAAGAAATAGACAAAATATGTCATGATTATATTATACACAAACAAAAAGCTATACCTGCATGTTTAGGATATAAAGGATTTCCAAAATCAACTTGTATATCTATAAATAATGTAGTATGTCATGGAATACCAAATAAAGAAAAAATAAAAAATGGAGATATAGTCAATGTAGATATATCTGTAATAAAAAATGGATATCATGGTGATTCTTCAAAAATGTTTATTATAGGTGATGTAAAAAAAAAATACAAAGATTTATGTAAATCAACAAAAAAAAGTTTATATATAGCTATAAGACTTATAAAACCTGGAATAAAAATTTCAAAAATAGGAAAAAATATACAAAAATATATATTTAAAAAAAATTTTTCTATAGTAGAAGATTACTGCGGTCATGGAATAGGAAAAAAATTTCATGAAGACCCACAAATATTACATTATAAAAATAATAGTCAAATAACAATTTTAAAAGAAGGAATGACATTTACTATAGAGCCTATGATAAATTTTGGAAAAAAAGAAGTATATTGTTGTAAAGATGGGTGGACAGTTAAAACAAAAGATAAAAGTTACTCAGCTCAATATGAGCATACCATTTTAGTAACAAAATATGGATGTAAAATATTAACAATTAGAAAAGAAGAAAATATAAACAAAATATTAATGAATAAGAAATAA
- the rpsB gene encoding 30S ribosomal protein S2 — translation MKIISMKDMLKAGVHFGHQTRHWNPKMKPFIFGSQNKIHIINLEKTMPLLNNAILELKRMCKKGNKILFVGTKKVASKIVKDTAIYCKQFYVNKKWLGGMLTNWKTVRQSIKRLKDLELESLDGTFEKLTKKEVLLKMRKLNKLENSLGGIKNMGGLPDALFVIDANYEKIAISEAKNLGIIVFSIVDTNSNPDKIDFIIPGNDDSVRSVELYLNVIKKAISIEEHKVIKKI, via the coding sequence ATGAAAATTATATCTATGAAAGATATGTTGAAAGCTGGGGTACATTTTGGTCATCAAACTAGACATTGGAATCCAAAAATGAAACCATTTATATTTGGTTCTCAAAACAAAATACATATAATAAATTTAGAAAAAACTATGCCATTATTAAACAATGCTATTTTAGAATTAAAAAGAATGTGTAAAAAAGGAAATAAAATATTATTTGTTGGAACTAAAAAAGTAGCATCTAAAATAGTAAAAGACACTGCTATTTATTGCAAACAATTTTATGTTAATAAAAAATGGCTTGGTGGAATGTTAACAAATTGGAAAACAGTTAGACAATCTATAAAAAGATTAAAAGATTTAGAATTAGAATCTTTAGATGGCACTTTTGAAAAACTTACAAAGAAAGAAGTTTTGTTAAAAATGAGAAAGTTAAACAAATTAGAAAACAGTTTAGGTGGAATTAAAAACATGGGTGGTCTTCCTGATGCTTTGTTTGTTATAGATGCTAATTATGAAAAAATTGCTATTTCTGAAGCTAAGAATTTAGGAATAATAGTATTTTCTATAGTAGATACTAATTCTAATCCTGACAAAATAGATTTTATAATTCCAGGAAATGATGATTCTGTAAGATCTGTAGAATTGTATCTAAATGTTATTAAAAAAGCTATATCTATTGAAGAACATAAAGTTATAAAAAAAATTTAA
- the tsf gene encoding translation elongation factor Ts, translating into MKNISYNIIKKLRKQTGVGILDCKKEIIYTNGNIKKAIFNLRKKGIIKSEEKKIKKTYNGIILSGKKGNFCVLLEIKCQTDFVSKSKDFYQFGNNIIKYSTKNFCKNFNFIKKHFEEDRIELLNRVNENITINRYKYFIGKNIYNYVHCNRIGVIILAENLNNSNSNSNSNDYVNEDVLKKISMHIIAKNPKYLNFDSIPKDVFKKEKEIQSELTKKLKKPNKFFNKIVKGKIKKSFSNIVLMTQNFVIDEKKTIEQFSLENNIIIKNFVRFEIGE; encoded by the coding sequence ATGAAAAATATTTCTTACAATATAATTAAAAAACTAAGAAAACAAACTGGAGTTGGAATTTTAGATTGTAAAAAAGAAATAATTTATACAAATGGAAACATAAAAAAAGCAATTTTTAATTTGAGAAAAAAAGGAATTATAAAATCAGAAGAAAAGAAAATAAAAAAAACTTATAATGGTATTATATTGTCTGGGAAAAAAGGAAATTTTTGTGTGCTTTTAGAAATAAAATGTCAAACAGATTTTGTTTCTAAAAGTAAAGATTTTTATCAATTTGGAAATAATATAATAAAATATTCTACAAAAAATTTTTGTAAAAATTTTAATTTTATAAAAAAACATTTTGAAGAAGACAGAATTGAGTTATTAAATAGAGTAAATGAAAATATTACAATAAATAGATATAAGTATTTTATTGGAAAAAATATTTATAATTATGTTCATTGTAATAGAATAGGAGTAATAATATTAGCAGAAAACTTAAATAATTCTAATTCTAATTCTAATTCTAATGATTATGTTAATGAAGATGTTTTAAAAAAAATTTCTATGCATATAATAGCAAAAAATCCAAAATATTTAAATTTTGATAGTATTCCAAAAGATGTTTTTAAAAAAGAAAAAGAAATTCAATCAGAATTAACAAAAAAATTAAAAAAACCAAATAAGTTTTTTAATAAAATAGTAAAAGGAAAAATTAAAAAAAGTTTTTCTAACATAGTTTTAATGACACAAAATTTTGTTATTGATGAAAAAAAGACTATAGAACAATTTTCTTTAGAAAATAATATAATAATAAAAAATTTTGTTAGATTTGAAATTGGAGAATGA
- a CDS encoding ribosome recycling factor — translation MINYAKDYSIKKMKKCFNIFLKKIDSIRVGSANVMLLSNISLIYYGKKVLLNKISRITVYNTKTLRISAFDKSINNIIIQSILKSNIDVNPYTKDNDVFVTVPLITSEKRTKFIKLIYKEGEIAKVNIRIVRRDVNTKFNNMYLKKNIDKDSKYKIEKIVQNVTNDFITKIDKTLYLKENYLKNN, via the coding sequence TTGATAAATTATGCTAAAGATTATTCTATAAAAAAGATGAAAAAATGTTTTAATATTTTTTTAAAAAAAATTGATTCTATAAGAGTTGGATCTGCTAATGTTATGCTATTGTCAAATATTTCTTTAATATATTATGGTAAAAAAGTTTTATTAAATAAAATTTCTAGAATTACAGTATATAATACAAAAACTTTGAGAATTAGTGCGTTTGATAAATCAATTAATAATATTATTATACAGTCTATTTTAAAATCTAATATTGATGTCAATCCTTATACAAAAGATAATGATGTTTTTGTAACAGTTCCTTTAATAACATCTGAAAAAAGAACTAAATTTATAAAATTGATTTATAAAGAAGGTGAAATAGCTAAAGTTAATATTAGAATTGTAAGAAGAGATGTTAACACAAAATTTAATAATATGTATTTAAAAAAAAACATTGATAAAGATAGTAAATATAAAATAGAAAAGATTGTTCAAAATGTAACAAATGATTTTATAACAAAAATTGATAAAACATTATATTTAAAAGAAAATTATTTAAAAAATAATTAA